In a single window of the Oikeobacillus pervagus genome:
- a CDS encoding NRDE family protein, translating to MCLINLQFKQHPEYKLIIAANRDEFYRRPTKPVHFWEDHPDILAGRDLLQMGTWMGISKTGRFAALTNYRDPNEISEGKKSRGEIIRTFLLSKDHPKDFLFQLDKEKHHYPGFNVIAGTVDHLFYYGNRYGGIQEVQPGTHSLSNAFLNTPWPKVMRAKEHLANWAKETSAHIPTLFQILQDLTIAPDDTLPETGVSLDWERRLSPIFIQSEEYGTRSSTIVLVDHHNHVTWVEQTYEKGKPVDLKQFKFSIES from the coding sequence TTGTGTTTAATTAATTTGCAATTCAAGCAACACCCAGAATATAAACTCATCATTGCTGCTAATCGGGATGAATTTTATCGACGTCCAACAAAGCCAGTCCATTTTTGGGAAGATCATCCGGATATTTTGGCTGGAAGAGATCTACTTCAAATGGGGACATGGATGGGGATATCGAAGACAGGGCGATTTGCAGCGCTAACGAATTACCGTGATCCAAACGAAATATCGGAAGGAAAGAAATCGAGGGGGGAGATAATACGAACATTTTTATTAAGTAAAGACCACCCAAAGGATTTTCTTTTTCAACTTGATAAGGAAAAACATCATTATCCGGGTTTTAATGTGATCGCCGGGACGGTGGATCATCTGTTTTACTATGGAAATCGTTACGGTGGGATACAAGAAGTGCAACCTGGTACTCATAGTCTAAGTAATGCCTTTTTGAATACACCATGGCCGAAAGTGATGCGGGCAAAAGAACATTTAGCAAATTGGGCAAAAGAAACATCTGCTCATATTCCAACTCTATTCCAAATTTTGCAAGATTTAACCATAGCACCTGATGATACATTACCAGAAACTGGAGTCAGTCTTGATTGGGAAAGACGTTTATCTCCCATTTTTATTCAGTCTGAAGAGTATGGGACTCGTTCTTCAACGATTGTACTCGTTGACCATCACAACCATGTGACATGGGTTGAACAAACATATGAAAAAGGGAAACCAGTGGATCTA